In Candidatus Delongbacteria bacterium, the DNA window CTGGCTCTTGCAGAGTTTGGCTCTGATTCCATAATAGTGACAGATTAAAAACCTGTTTTTCATTCTATTGGCAAGCTCTATAGATGTGCGAATATATTTTTCAGCTATCTTAAACTTCTTTAATTCAATATATACTTCACTCAGATTTGCATAACTTATAGATCTTGTATAAACATCACCAAGTGTTTCGCTTATTTCCATTGATGTTCTTAAATATTCAAGAGCTTTATCAAAAGTTCCCATCATAAAGTAAACATTTCCAAGATTATTAATATATTTCATTAAATCGTATTTATTTCCTCTTTTCTCTTCAATAGCAATAGCTTTGTTAAGGTATAAAATAGAATTGCTGTAATCCTTACGATTTAGATAGTTAATGCCCATCAAATCAAAAATCCATGAATTTTTATCAGTCATGTTATTGTTAATAGCTAAACTATATGCTTTTTTATAATACTCTTCAGCCTTATCAAAATCCCCAAGACTTGAGTAAATATTTCCCATATTGCCTAAAGCTTCAATTGTAAGAGTTAGAGTCTTATCACATTTATTTTTTACAACAAAGTCATATTCAGCCAATGCCTCCTCATAGTCTCCAGTATAAAGGTAAATTTTACCTAAGTTCAACTTAGAAGATAGTAGTGACTCTTTACACTCAATCTCATCGGAGACTTTTAGTTGCTTTAGAATATAATGTTTGGCTTTATCTGGTTTACCTGTCTTTAAAAAATAGTTTCCAAGTAAACTATTAATTTTTATTATTTGGCATGAAAACTTTTCTTGTTCTGCAAGTTTCAAAGTCTTTTGCAGTAGAAATTCTACTTTATCCCACTCTCCAATTCGATCAAAAATTTGACATTTGTTAGCAAGAACTCTTATTTCCATGCAGACATCTTTTCTTATCTTTAAGCTTAAAATAAGATTGTTGTAAATATCTAGGGCTTTACCATTATCATAGTTCCTATTAGCTTCATCTCCAATTTTTTCAAGATTGAGAATTGCTTTCTCAATAAGCTGATTATTTCCTTCAAAATTCCATTTCTCACCGTTCATTAAAACATCCATATGATTATCAATCAAAATTGGTGCAGCATGATACATAACCATTTTTGCAGGTTTGATGTTTTTTTGAGGTTTAATACAGCTTATGGTATCTTTCATTATTTTACAATTGTAGTACATCATGTATGAAAAAGCATTTATAGTTAGATCTTCATTGTTTTTAATACTACACTTGGTATATAAATCATCCTTCAAAAGATCGAAAAGTGAGATTGATTGAAATTCATTCTTACTGTCATCATCGTAAAATTTAAAGGTTACATCATATTTTTTTTGGATAAAATTTTTTACATAAGGATTTTGCTGGATTACAGATTTTTTTGCGTAAAATGTAATGTTTGAAAGATTAAACTCATAGGATAACAAATAATTTATAAAATAATCTAAAAATAAACATAGGGAATGATTGTTTTTTTCCATAGAAAAAGCTATAAAAGTTGCACCAGTACTTTTTTCAAGAATTGAAAGTTGATATTCAGGAAGTCCAGAACCCTTATGAATTGATATCTGCTTTGTGTATATATAAAATTCTTGAAAGAATTTGCTGGATAATTGTTTGCAGTTTTTATTTTTATCAGACTGTGAATTTATTTTTTTATGTATAGTGGAAAGACTGTATGGCAATTTTAAATTCTCTTTTATTTCCTGTAGCGAAACCTCAGGATTTCTTTTTTTATAATTTAATATTTTTTTTAGATCACTTTCGGGCATCTTATTGGGATGATTCTGATGTCTCTTAGATTTATTCTTTAAACCTTCCTCACCAAATTCTCGAAAATTTTTTTTCCAGTTTGTAATTGTTCTTTGGCTTATACCATATAATTCAGCGGTTTTTGGAATCCCAATTTCATCCGCAGTTTTTAATATTTCCATTCTTTTTTCTAATTTTGAGGTTTCCATATCTTCCTTATAGCCATCTTGTTGGGGATAATTTAATATTTCAAAGCTAAAATACAACGGAAAAAAAAAGATATTTATAGGTGAAACAGATCAAATTAAGGAAATTATGAAGGAAAAAAAAACTGATTTGTTGTAATTATGGTGAGAAAAATATTATATTGTATCTGTTGTTTGGCAGATGAAAAAAATGACAGGATTATGCTAGAGATAATTAGGGGAGACTCTGGCATAAACCTGTCGTTAATTGCTTGCAAACTATGAATCAAAGATAAGTAATATTTATACTTGTGACAATATTTTTTTTAAGATATTTTAATTTATTCTTTATTCTGATGGCGGAAAATTATGGATGTTTGGAAAATTAAGGCTAAAATCTACGACTTAGTAAGAAAAAATATTATTTTAAAGTATATCCTCAATAAAGAAAACCATGGTATACTAAATTTATTTTTTTTAATAGATCAGGATAATTCTTCTTTTAAGTTTTGTGAGATTGGATGTGGAACTGGAAACATCAATACTCTTTTGGGGATCCAGAAATTTTATCTACAGGTTGACTCTAGTTTAGAGATGTTAAAAAACAATCATCGAAAGGATTATTTGCTTAATGGAGATTGTTTAAAACTTCCATTAAAAGAAAAATTATTTGATGTAACAATTTGTGTAGGGCTAATGGAGTACATCAAGAATTTAACTGATTTTTTTGGATCAGTGTCATATATAACAAAATGTGGAGGATACATCATCGTCACATCTTCTCCATTAAATATTTTCAATCTGAGTAGAAACTTAACCGGAAACAAAATTTTTTTTCATACAAACGATAATATTATAAAAATTGCTAAGACTCATGAGCTAGAACTTATTTCTTTGACAAAGCCTATTTTCAGTCAGGTTCAGTTTCTTTTCAAAAGAAAAGGCTAATCCCAGCATAACCAGAATACTCTGCATCAATTTTTAGCAGGTTATCCTTTGATATTCCTCCTAGAACAAAGATTTTTAGAGAACGATACCTCTTACACCATATTTTTAACTTTGAAGGATCAATAAACTTATTACATTCGGGGTGCGATTTTGTTGGGAAAATTGGTGAAATTGTGACGTACATAAAGCCTTTGCTCTCAGCTAAAATTAAGTCTTCTTCACAATGACATGAAAGAAAATCAAAAGCTTTTACATAATCTCTGAATTTGAGAGTATCTCTCTGATAATGAACTCCATCAATTTTTGAAAAATTAAAATCTATAATATCTTTCAAATTGTGATAATTTATAATTAGCTTTGTTTTGTTCTTTGAAAATTCGAGATCATCTAAGTTTAATTTTGATGAGATTTCGAAATTTCTATTTCGCAATTGTAAAAAATCACATTTAATTTTTTTTAAGCAGCTAATCGTTTTCTTCTCAAAATCTGGAGTTATAGCGTATGTAAGAAGTTTACCAGTTTTTTTCAAATTGCCTTTCATACATGACTGATTCGAGATTTTTAGTTTTTAACATAGTTTCAATTTCTTCCAAAGTCCTATCATCCTGAATTGTGAATTGATCTAAATTATCATCATCCAGAGTATATACTCCTGGGGCTGTTTTTGATGCAGCTGACATATTTGTTACAACAAGAGGAACCATGTTGTCTCTAAACTTTGCACTTTCTCTAGTTGATAAAACAATCGATGCATCGTTGAAAAGCAGTCTTACAGCAAACATAGCCTTAGCAAGCATTTTTTCATTAACTGGTGAAATTCCATTCATTTCAGAAATTCTGTTGTATTCTATTGTTG includes these proteins:
- a CDS encoding tetratricopeptide repeat protein, yielding METSKLEKRMEILKTADEIGIPKTAELYGISQRTITNWKKNFREFGEEGLKNKSKRHQNHPNKMPESDLKKILNYKKRNPEVSLQEIKENLKLPYSLSTIHKKINSQSDKNKNCKQLSSKFFQEFYIYTKQISIHKGSGLPEYQLSILEKSTGATFIAFSMEKNNHSLCLFLDYFINYLLSYEFNLSNITFYAKKSVIQQNPYVKNFIQKKYDVTFKFYDDDSKNEFQSISLFDLLKDDLYTKCSIKNNEDLTINAFSYMMYYNCKIMKDTISCIKPQKNIKPAKMVMYHAAPILIDNHMDVLMNGEKWNFEGNNQLIEKAILNLEKIGDEANRNYDNGKALDIYNNLILSLKIRKDVCMEIRVLANKCQIFDRIGEWDKVEFLLQKTLKLAEQEKFSCQIIKINSLLGNYFLKTGKPDKAKHYILKQLKVSDEIECKESLLSSKLNLGKIYLYTGDYEEALAEYDFVVKNKCDKTLTLTIEALGNMGNIYSSLGDFDKAEEYYKKAYSLAINNNMTDKNSWIFDLMGINYLNRKDYSNSILYLNKAIAIEEKRGNKYDLMKYINNLGNVYFMMGTFDKALEYLRTSMEISETLGDVYTRSISYANLSEVYIELKKFKIAEKYIRTSIELANRMKNRFLICHYYGIRAKLCKSQKNFGCARNFCSKGMKIAKDIGAKLDIEMFDNILNDISINGNIDFI
- a CDS encoding methyltransferase domain-containing protein, with product MDVWKIKAKIYDLVRKNIILKYILNKENHGILNLFFLIDQDNSSFKFCEIGCGTGNINTLLGIQKFYLQVDSSLEMLKNNHRKDYLLNGDCLKLPLKEKLFDVTICVGLMEYIKNLTDFFGSVSYITKCGGYIIVTSSPLNIFNLSRNLTGNKIFFHTNDNIIKIAKTHELELISLTKPIFSQVQFLFKRKG
- a CDS encoding thiamine phosphate synthase, producing MKGNLKKTGKLLTYAITPDFEKKTISCLKKIKCDFLQLRNRNFEISSKLNLDDLEFSKNKTKLIINYHNLKDIIDFNFSKIDGVHYQRDTLKFRDYVKAFDFLSCHCEEDLILAESKGFMYVTISPIFPTKSHPECNKFIDPSKLKIWCKRYRSLKIFVLGGISKDNLLKIDAEYSGYAGISLFF